From a single Fusobacterium pseudoperiodonticum genomic region:
- a CDS encoding OmpA family protein: MKNRKIIASCMLALSLVGCTGFEAGNGGYTTAGGAGGAAVGALAGQIIGKDTKGTLIGAAVGSLLGMGWGAYKDNQARELRAALKGTQAEVRNDGNALVVNLPGGVTFASDSANISSGFYSALNGVAQTLVRYPETRIQVNGYTDSTGGDAHNQELSQRRANSVAQYLISQGVSSSRIVANGFGSSNPIASNATPEGRQANRRVEVRILPAQ, from the coding sequence ATGAAAAACAGAAAAATAATAGCAAGTTGTATGCTAGCTTTATCTCTAGTAGGATGTACTGGTTTTGAAGCTGGTAATGGTGGATATACTACTGCAGGAGGAGCAGGAGGAGCAGCTGTTGGTGCTCTAGCTGGACAAATAATAGGAAAAGATACAAAAGGAACTCTTATAGGAGCAGCTGTAGGATCACTACTTGGAATGGGTTGGGGAGCTTACAAAGACAATCAAGCAAGAGAGTTAAGAGCTGCACTTAAAGGAACTCAAGCTGAAGTTAGAAATGATGGAAATGCTTTAGTTGTTAACCTACCAGGAGGAGTAACTTTTGCAAGTGATAGTGCAAATATATCATCTGGTTTCTATTCTGCATTAAATGGAGTAGCTCAAACTTTAGTAAGATATCCTGAAACAAGAATACAAGTAAATGGATACACTGATAGTACAGGTGGAGATGCTCATAACCAAGAATTATCTCAAAGAAGAGCAAACTCTGTTGCTCAATATTTAATATCACAAGGTGTTTCTTCTAGCAGAATAGTTGCTAATGGATTCGGAAGTTCAAATCCTATAGCTTCTAATGCAACTCCAGAAGGAAGACAAGCAAACAGAAGAGTTGAAGTAAGAATACTTCCAGCTCAATAA
- a CDS encoding Crp/Fnr family transcriptional regulator encodes MISKEDIKQLEIIFPFWSELNQNDRAKIILSSRVLSLKKEAIFFNSHELDGLLFLKSGRLRFFLSSLEARDLPLYYLKDNEVEFFEDFNNKLISPILDIAFVVERNSEVLLIPYTILNLFRKKYSIMERFLHDLTREKLSKSLLSLQNILLIPLKERLLNFLYGLKKNEISLTHEEIAKKLGSSREVISRNLKILEKENFLKMNRKKIIIIGRGEVL; translated from the coding sequence ATGATTAGTAAAGAAGATATAAAACAACTTGAAATTATTTTTCCATTTTGGTCTGAACTAAATCAAAATGATAGAGCTAAAATAATTCTTTCAAGTCGGGTTTTATCTTTAAAAAAAGAGGCTATCTTTTTTAATTCACATGAATTAGATGGGCTTTTATTTCTAAAATCAGGAAGATTAAGATTTTTTTTATCATCTTTAGAAGCAAGAGATTTACCTCTATACTATTTAAAAGATAATGAAGTAGAATTTTTTGAAGATTTTAATAATAAGCTAATTTCTCCAATTTTAGATATAGCTTTTGTTGTTGAAAGAAATAGTGAAGTTCTTTTAATACCTTATACCATATTAAATCTCTTTAGAAAAAAATATAGTATAATGGAAAGATTTTTACATGATTTAACAAGAGAAAAATTATCAAAATCCTTATTATCTTTACAGAATATTTTGTTAATACCACTTAAGGAAAGGTTATTGAATTTTTTATATGGTCTGAAAAAAAATGAGATATCTTTAACTCATGAAGAGATTGCTAAAAAATTAGGAAGTTCTAGAGAAGTTATCAGTAGAAATTTAAAAATTCTAGAAAAAGAAAATTTCTTAAAAATGAATAGGAAAAAAATAATTATAATAGGTCGAGGTGAAGTATTATGA
- a CDS encoding sensor histidine kinase, translating to MNIQFISHLISNIGCSAIIAFFFIKIDKANIIIKSKAKSKKDVIALSFFFSLLSISGTYIGLNFNGAILNTRNMGVVAGGLLGGPYVAALTGLVAGIHRAIVNLGRETAIPCAIATIIGGFLTAYVSRFAKNKDRMFFAFLLAFVVENLSMALILLIQKDKALAQSIVKNFYIPMVFMNSVGAAVLILLVEDIIQKSELIAGSQAKLALEIANKTLPYFRNTENLNEVCKIIANSLGARATVITDTKEIIAGFSTDKSVINRSNIRSNNTREVLKTGEVMLVIKDDEDEIIEDFFYISPHIKSCIILPLKEKNDVSGTLKIFFDTAEKITEKNRYLMIGLSHLISTQMEISKVENLISLLKYSELKALQSQINPHFLFNVLNTMTSLIRTNPEKAREVTIDLSNYLRYNLDNNLKSVELIKELNQIDTYIKIEKARFGEKLNIIYDVDESLYNFQIPSLIIQPLVENSIKHGILKKRDKGFVKIIVKKIDKDIEVAIEDDGVGIEQAVIDNLDKKIEENIGLKNVHQRLKLLYGEGLNITKLEQGTRIKFKILGGVKYD from the coding sequence ATGAATATACAATTTATTTCACACTTAATAAGTAATATTGGTTGTTCTGCAATAATTGCCTTTTTCTTTATTAAAATAGATAAGGCAAATATAATTATAAAAAGTAAGGCAAAGAGTAAAAAAGATGTAATAGCTTTATCTTTTTTCTTCTCATTACTTTCCATCAGTGGAACTTATATAGGACTAAATTTTAACGGTGCCATTTTAAACACAAGAAATATGGGAGTTGTAGCTGGAGGACTTTTAGGAGGTCCTTATGTTGCAGCACTTACAGGTCTTGTTGCTGGAATACATAGAGCTATTGTTAATCTTGGAAGAGAAACTGCTATCCCTTGTGCTATTGCAACTATAATAGGTGGATTTTTAACTGCTTATGTTTCACGTTTTGCTAAAAATAAAGATAGAATGTTTTTTGCTTTTCTTCTAGCCTTTGTTGTTGAAAATTTAAGTATGGCTTTAATTTTATTAATACAAAAAGATAAGGCTTTAGCTCAAAGTATAGTTAAAAACTTTTATATTCCTATGGTGTTTATGAACTCTGTTGGAGCAGCTGTTCTTATTTTACTTGTTGAAGACATCATTCAAAAAAGTGAACTTATAGCAGGTAGTCAAGCAAAACTCGCCTTAGAAATAGCAAATAAGACTCTTCCTTACTTTAGAAATACAGAAAATCTTAATGAAGTTTGTAAGATAATTGCTAATTCTTTAGGAGCAAGAGCCACAGTAATAACAGATACAAAAGAAATTATTGCAGGTTTTTCTACAGATAAATCTGTAATTAATAGAAGTAATATTAGAAGTAATAATACTAGGGAAGTTTTAAAAACTGGTGAAGTTATGCTTGTTATTAAAGATGATGAAGATGAAATTATAGAAGATTTCTTCTATATTTCTCCTCATATAAAATCTTGTATCATTTTACCCTTAAAAGAAAAAAATGATGTATCAGGAACTTTAAAAATATTCTTTGATACTGCAGAAAAAATAACAGAAAAAAATAGATATTTAATGATAGGTCTATCTCATCTTATTTCAACTCAAATGGAAATTAGTAAGGTAGAAAATTTAATATCTTTACTTAAATATTCTGAGTTAAAGGCTTTGCAGTCTCAAATAAACCCACATTTTCTATTTAATGTTTTAAATACCATGACTTCTCTTATCAGAACTAATCCTGAAAAAGCTAGAGAAGTTACTATAGATTTATCAAACTATTTAAGATATAATTTGGATAATAATTTAAAAAGTGTAGAATTGATAAAGGAATTAAATCAAATTGATACCTATATTAAAATAGAAAAAGCTAGATTTGGTGAAAAACTAAATATAATTTATGATGTTGATGAAAGCTTATATAATTTTCAAATACCTAGTTTAATCATACAACCTCTTGTTGAAAATAGTATAAAACATGGTATTCTAAAGAAAAGAGATAAGGGCTTTGTAAAAATTATTGTAAAAAAAATTGATAAGGATATAGAAGTTGCAATTGAAGATGATGGAGTTGGGATAGAACAAGCTGTAATAGATAATTTAGATAAAAAAATAGAAGAAAATATAGGTCTAAAGAATGTTCATCAAAGATTGAAACTTCTTTATGGTGAAGGTCTAAATATAACAAAATTAGAGCAAGGGACAAGGATAAAATTTAAAATACTTGGAGGTGTAAAATATGATTAG
- a CDS encoding AEC family transporter, whose protein sequence is MENFLLALNVVLPIFLTMALGFLLKRLKMVDESSLNTMNKLVFRVFMSTLLFLNVYNIGDLSKLSINNLKLLGYAFIIIFVIVFLAWLIYMPKVKENKKLSVLIQGVYRGNFVLFGLAIVDSIYGKEGLATVSLLTIVVIPTFNVLAVIILEYYSGREISKLKLVKQVFKNPLIIATLLGIVFILLRINIPKPIYKTLSDISKISTPLAFIVLGAELQFGNMLKNIKYLISVNLLRLIVNPLITIGIGKLIGFQGIELVALLSMSACPTAVASYTMAKEMKADGDLAGEIVATTSMFSILTIFCWVLILKNMAWI, encoded by the coding sequence ATGGAAAATTTTTTATTGGCACTCAATGTAGTATTACCAATTTTTTTAACCATGGCATTGGGTTTTTTATTAAAAAGACTAAAAATGGTAGATGAGAGCAGTTTAAATACTATGAATAAATTAGTATTTAGAGTATTTATGAGTACCTTACTATTTTTAAATGTCTATAATATTGGAGATTTATCTAAACTTTCAATTAACAATTTAAAATTACTAGGCTATGCCTTTATAATTATTTTTGTTATAGTCTTTTTAGCTTGGTTAATCTATATGCCAAAGGTAAAAGAGAATAAAAAATTATCTGTTTTAATTCAAGGGGTATACAGAGGGAACTTTGTTTTATTTGGTCTAGCTATTGTAGATAGTATCTATGGAAAGGAAGGTTTAGCAACTGTTTCACTTTTAACAATTGTTGTTATTCCAACTTTCAATGTCTTAGCAGTTATAATATTAGAGTATTATTCAGGTAGAGAGATAAGTAAATTAAAGCTAGTAAAACAAGTATTTAAAAATCCTTTAATAATTGCAACTTTATTAGGAATAGTCTTCATTCTTTTAAGAATAAATATTCCTAAACCAATATATAAAACATTATCAGATATTTCTAAAATTTCAACTCCTCTTGCCTTTATAGTCTTAGGAGCTGAGTTACAGTTTGGAAATATGTTAAAGAATATAAAATATCTAATCTCAGTAAATCTATTAAGGCTTATAGTAAATCCATTAATTACTATAGGAATTGGTAAATTAATAGGTTTTCAAGGAATAGAATTAGTTGCATTGCTCTCAATGAGTGCCTGTCCTACGGCTGTAGCTTCTTACACTATGGCAAAAGAAATGAAAGCTGATGGAGATTTAGCAGGTGAAATTGTTGCAACAACAAGTATGTTTTCAATACTTACTATTTTCTGTTGGGTATTGATATTAAAAAATATGGCATGGATATAA
- a CDS encoding HrgC protein yields MSVRINLEKDGKKESGFMGFSWTLLFWGFWVPLFRGRKKDFGLFFLFFLVKIGIIVLTVKSVFRAQRSALMFGFYKPSYILLIPTLIFVIIEVIEIWLTYYYNRHCTNSLLADGYYPEENDEYSIALLKEFTYIPYTKEELEDKSIREKYKKFSDFARKEERDKFKTFFAICLIIGVIILIFWGVQYLKFYNS; encoded by the coding sequence ATGTCAGTAAGAATAAACTTAGAAAAAGATGGAAAAAAAGAAAGTGGATTTATGGGTTTTAGTTGGACATTATTATTTTGGGGTTTTTGGGTTCCATTATTTAGAGGAAGAAAAAAAGATTTTGGATTATTCTTTTTATTTTTTCTTGTAAAAATAGGTATTATTGTTCTAACAGTTAAATCAGTGTTTAGAGCTCAAAGAAGTGCGTTAATGTTTGGTTTTTATAAACCTTCATATATTTTATTAATACCAACATTAATTTTTGTAATTATTGAAGTGATTGAGATTTGGTTAACATATTACTATAATAGACACTGTACTAATAGTCTATTAGCAGATGGATATTATCCAGAAGAAAATGATGAATATTCAATAGCTCTTTTGAAAGAATTTACTTATATTCCATATACAAAAGAAGAGTTGGAAGATAAATCTATAAGAGAGAAATATAAGAAATTTTCAGATTTTGCAAGAAAAGAAGAAAGAGATAAGTTCAAAACATTCTTTGCAATTTGCCTTATAATTGGTGTAATAATATTAATATTTTGGGGTGTACAATATTTAAAATTTTATAATTCTTAA
- a CDS encoding acetyl-CoA hydrolase/transferase family protein: protein MEKWQEKYKAKICSPDEAIQKIKSVKRISFGHICSESSVLTEALIRNKKLFKKLEIDHLLSIGKCEYAKEENSEYFHHNALFIGSKTREAANSSYGDYTPIFFYETAKIFGKDGDLSLDAMLLQVSTPDEHGYCSYGLSCDYTKSATESAKIVVAQINKFVPRTLGNCFIHIDDIDYIILEDTPIPEIPAPVVGELEEKIGANCASLINDGDTLQLGIGAIPFAVLNFLKDKKDLGIHSEMVSDGIVDLIQAGVITNKKKNFNPNKVIATFLLGTKKLYDYANNNPAIELHPVDYVNNPMIIAQNNNMISINSAIQVDLMGQVNAEYINSKQFSGPGGQVDFVRGATMSNGGKSIIALPSTTADEKISRIVFTFEAGVPVTTSRNDVDYIITEYGIAHLKGKTLRERAKLLIEIAHPKFREELRKRAIEKFEIL from the coding sequence ATGGAAAAATGGCAAGAAAAATATAAGGCAAAAATTTGTAGTCCTGATGAGGCTATCCAAAAAATAAAATCCGTGAAAAGAATTAGCTTTGGACATATATGTTCAGAATCATCTGTTTTAACAGAAGCATTAATTAGAAATAAAAAGCTATTTAAAAAATTAGAAATTGATCACTTATTATCAATTGGTAAATGTGAATATGCTAAAGAGGAAAATTCAGAATATTTTCATCATAATGCTCTATTTATAGGTTCAAAAACAAGAGAAGCTGCTAATAGTTCTTATGGAGATTATACTCCTATTTTCTTCTATGAAACAGCTAAAATATTTGGAAAAGATGGAGATTTATCTCTGGATGCTATGTTACTTCAAGTTTCAACACCTGATGAACATGGTTATTGTAGTTATGGTCTTTCATGTGATTACACTAAATCTGCTACTGAAAGTGCAAAGATTGTTGTTGCTCAAATAAATAAATTTGTTCCTAGAACTTTAGGAAATTGTTTTATCCATATAGATGATATTGACTATATAATTCTAGAAGATACACCTATTCCTGAAATTCCAGCTCCAGTGGTAGGAGAATTGGAAGAAAAAATAGGTGCTAATTGTGCAAGTCTAATAAATGATGGTGATACTTTACAATTAGGAATTGGTGCTATTCCTTTTGCTGTTTTAAATTTTCTTAAAGATAAAAAAGATTTGGGAATACATTCAGAAATGGTTTCAGATGGTATAGTAGATTTAATTCAAGCAGGTGTTATAACTAATAAAAAGAAAAATTTTAATCCTAATAAAGTTATAGCTACATTCTTACTTGGTACAAAAAAGCTATATGATTATGCTAATAACAATCCTGCTATCGAGTTACACCCAGTAGACTATGTAAATAATCCTATGATCATAGCTCAAAATAATAATATGATTTCTATTAACTCAGCAATACAAGTTGACTTAATGGGACAAGTTAATGCTGAATATATTAATTCTAAACAATTTAGTGGACCTGGAGGACAAGTAGATTTTGTTAGAGGAGCAACTATGTCTAATGGAGGTAAGTCAATTATTGCTTTACCTTCTACAACAGCCGATGAAAAAATTTCAAGAATAGTTTTTACTTTTGAAGCAGGAGTCCCTGTTACTACAAGTAGAAATGATGTTGACTACATAATTACAGAATATGGTATTGCTCATTTAAAAGGAAAAACTTTAAGAGAAAGAGCAAAGCTTTTAATAGAAATAGCTCATCCAAAATTCAGAGAAGAGTTAAGAAAAAGAGCTATAGAAAAATTTGAAATACTATAA
- a CDS encoding gamma-glutamyl-gamma-aminobutyrate hydrolase family protein, with product MKKPIIGISASMIFEEKDELFLGDKYSCVAHSYVDAIYKSGGIPVVLPILKDVSAIREQVKLLDGIVLSGGRDVDPHFYGEEPLEKLEAIFPERDVHETALIKAATDLKKPIFAICRGMQILNVVYGGTLYQDISYAPGEHIKHYQIGTPYQATHSIKIDKSSTLFRMADKLEVERVNSFHHQALKKLADGLKVVATAPDGIIEAVEGTNEDGMFILGVQFHPEMMYDKSTFARSMFKRFITICLESRPTDVILKDGLHHEEEYKAKEIADRIKELEEEEKKEFFKGDL from the coding sequence ATGAAAAAACCAATTATTGGAATTTCTGCAAGTATGATATTTGAAGAAAAAGATGAATTATTTTTGGGAGATAAATATTCCTGTGTTGCTCACTCTTATGTAGATGCTATTTATAAATCAGGTGGGATACCTGTAGTATTACCTATTTTAAAAGATGTTTCTGCAATAAGAGAACAAGTTAAATTGTTAGATGGTATAGTTTTATCTGGTGGACGTGATGTAGATCCTCACTTCTATGGAGAAGAACCACTAGAAAAATTAGAAGCTATTTTCCCTGAAAGAGATGTACATGAAACTGCTTTAATAAAGGCAGCTACAGACTTAAAGAAACCTATTTTTGCAATATGTCGTGGTATGCAAATACTTAATGTTGTTTATGGAGGAACTTTATATCAAGATATTTCTTATGCTCCTGGAGAACATATAAAACATTATCAAATAGGAACACCTTATCAAGCAACACATTCTATAAAAATTGATAAGAGCTCAACTTTATTTAGAATGGCTGATAAATTAGAAGTTGAAAGAGTTAACTCTTTCCACCATCAAGCATTAAAAAAATTAGCAGATGGACTTAAAGTTGTAGCTACTGCTCCTGATGGAATAATAGAAGCAGTTGAAGGAACTAATGAAGATGGAATGTTTATACTTGGAGTACAATTTCACCCAGAAATGATGTATGATAAAAGTACTTTTGCTAGATCAATGTTTAAGAGATTTATTACTATTTGCTTAGAAAGCAGACCAACAGATGTAATTCTAAAAGATGGACTTCATCATGAAGAAGAGTATAAAGCAAAAGAAATAGCTGATAGAATAAAAGAGCTTGAAGAAGAAGAAAAAAAGGAATTTTTTAAAGGGGATTTATAA
- a CDS encoding LytR/AlgR family response regulator transcription factor yields the protein MISCIIVEDELPAREELKYFIDEEKEIKLIAEFDNPLDTLTFLEKNAVDAIFLDINMPDMNGISLGKIITKMYPDTKIIFITAYKDYAVDAFEIKAYDYLLKPYSESRIRNLLKSLVNIKNETVNTVKNNNLKKITINMDERLYVISLNDVDYIEADEKETLIFSNQKKYISKIKISKWEEMLKGNNFYRCHRSFIINLDKITEIEQWFNSSWIIKIKNYPTAIPVSRNNIKELKELFLG from the coding sequence ATGATTAGTTGCATTATAGTTGAAGATGAGCTACCTGCAAGGGAAGAGTTAAAATATTTTATAGATGAAGAAAAGGAAATTAAACTTATTGCTGAATTCGATAATCCTTTAGATACTTTAACTTTTTTGGAAAAAAATGCTGTTGATGCTATTTTTTTAGATATCAATATGCCTGATATGAATGGAATTAGTTTAGGAAAAATAATTACAAAAATGTATCCTGATACAAAAATTATTTTTATTACTGCTTATAAAGATTATGCTGTTGATGCTTTTGAAATAAAAGCTTATGATTACCTTTTAAAACCTTATTCGGAAAGTAGAATAAGAAATCTTTTAAAATCTCTAGTTAATATAAAAAATGAGACTGTAAATACAGTTAAAAATAATAATCTAAAGAAAATCACTATCAATATGGATGAAAGACTTTATGTCATTTCTTTAAATGATGTTGATTATATAGAAGCAGATGAAAAAGAAACTTTAATTTTCTCTAATCAGAAAAAATATATAAGCAAAATTAAAATTTCAAAATGGGAAGAAATGCTAAAAGGAAATAATTTTTATCGTTGTCATCGTTCTTTTATAATAAATTTAGATAAGATAACAGAGATAGAACAATGGTTTAACTCATCTTGGATAATAAAAATTAAAAATTACCCCACAGCTATTCCTGTAAGTAGAAACAATATCAAAGAGTTGAAAGAATTATTTTTAGGTTAG
- a CDS encoding N-glycosylase/DNA lyase, which translates to MKKNEYFKEIEKIYKEIKVDIKKRLEEFKNTWEKGSNKDIHLELSFCILTPQSKALNAWQAITNLKKDDLIFKGSAEELVEYLNIVRFKNNKAKYLVELREQMTKKGKIITKDFFNSLPTVYEKRDWIVKNIKGMSYKEAGHFLRNVGFGADVAILDRHILKNLVKLEVIDELPKTLSPKLYLEIEEKMRKYCEFVKIPMDEMDLLLWYKEAGVIFK; encoded by the coding sequence ATGAAAAAAAACGAATATTTTAAAGAAATTGAAAAAATTTATAAGGAAATAAAAGTTGATATAAAAAAAAGATTAGAAGAATTTAAAAATACTTGGGAAAAAGGTTCTAATAAAGATATACATTTAGAACTATCTTTTTGTATATTAACACCTCAATCTAAAGCATTGAATGCTTGGCAAGCTATAACAAACCTTAAGAAAGACGATTTAATTTTTAAAGGAAGTGCAGAAGAACTTGTAGAATATTTAAATATAGTGAGATTTAAAAATAATAAGGCTAAGTATCTTGTGGAACTAAGAGAACAAATGACAAAAAAAGGTAAGATAATAACTAAAGATTTCTTTAATTCACTTCCAACTGTCTATGAAAAAAGAGATTGGATAGTAAAGAATATTAAAGGAATGTCATATAAAGAGGCAGGACATTTTTTAAGAAATGTAGGTTTTGGTGCAGATGTTGCTATACTTGATAGACATATACTAAAAAATTTAGTTAAATTAGAAGTTATAGATGAGTTGCCAAAAACTTTAAGTCCTAAGCTATATTTAGAAATAGAAGAAAAAATGAGAAAATACTGTGAATTTGTAAAGATTCCTATGGATGAGATGGATCTATTACTTTGGTACAAAGAAGCAGGAGTGATATTTAAATGA
- a CDS encoding type IV secretion protein Rhs translates to MTFGEEIENEIKEFANKTENIYYFPDSNYGVEYLNNNFRFLGTKIDLSKEKNYVSYDFKKNNFLDMMTFFEFEDIKEKILESNEIHYVGDGITNSELVFSGKEFFKLLEFLFVNIPEHHYFFDMEKKWCLLIATEGWIAYGEKSIKE, encoded by the coding sequence ATGACATTTGGTGAAGAAATTGAAAATGAAATAAAAGAATTTGCAAATAAAACAGAAAATATCTATTATTTTCCAGATAGTAATTATGGAGTAGAATACTTAAATAATAACTTTAGGTTTTTAGGAACAAAAATAGATTTGTCAAAAGAAAAGAATTATGTAAGTTATGATTTTAAGAAAAATAATTTTTTAGATATGATGACATTTTTTGAATTTGAAGATATAAAAGAAAAAATATTGGAAAGCAATGAAATTCATTATGTTGGAGATGGAATAACAAACAGTGAATTAGTATTTTCTGGAAAAGAATTTTTTAAACTTTTAGAATTTCTTTTTGTAAATATACCAGAACATCATTATTTTTTTGATATGGAGAAAAAATGGTGTTTACTTATAGCAACAGAAGGCTGGATAGCTTATGGAGAAAAATCTATAAAAGAATAA
- a CDS encoding TetR/AcrR family transcriptional regulator produces MEEMNIKKKRVMMYFIEATQELILDEGLEKLSIKKIAEKAGYNSATIYNYFENLEVLILYASINYLKDYLNDLKNEITEDMKAIEVYETVYRIFTKHSFERPEIFHTLFFGKYSYKLENIIKKYYEIFPDEIEGHIDLTKAMLIQGNIYDRDLPIINKMVKEGSIKEEEAEFIMETIIRVHQSYLSDLLYKNDDSLIEKYTEGFFKIFNFLLKREDTWQQ; encoded by the coding sequence GTGGAAGAAATGAATATAAAGAAAAAAAGAGTTATGATGTATTTCATAGAAGCAACTCAAGAATTAATATTAGATGAAGGTTTAGAAAAGTTATCCATTAAAAAGATAGCAGAAAAAGCTGGATATAATAGTGCTACAATCTATAATTATTTTGAAAATTTAGAAGTCTTAATATTGTATGCATCTATAAATTATTTAAAAGACTATTTAAATGATTTAAAAAATGAAATAACAGAAGATATGAAAGCAATAGAAGTCTATGAAACAGTTTATAGGATTTTTACAAAACATTCTTTTGAACGACCTGAAATATTTCACACTCTATTTTTTGGAAAATATAGCTATAAGCTTGAAAATATTATAAAAAAATACTATGAAATCTTTCCTGATGAAATTGAAGGACATATAGACTTAACAAAGGCTATGCTAATTCAAGGAAACATATATGATAGAGATTTGCCTATTATAAATAAAATGGTTAAAGAAGGAAGCATAAAAGAAGAGGAAGCAGAGTTTATAATGGAAACTATAATAAGAGTTCATCAAAGTTATTTAAGTGATTTACTATATAAAAATGATGACTCATTAATAGAAAAATATACAGAAGGTTTCTTTAAAATTTTTAATTTTTTATTAAAAAGGGAGGATACATGGCAACAATAA
- a CDS encoding carbon starvation protein A, producing the protein MYSFIGSIIALVLGYLIYGKFVEGVFGIDSSKATPAERLADGVDYMEMSWTKAFLIQFLNIAGTGPIFGAVAGALWGPAAFIWIVFGCIFAGSVHDFLLGMMSLRRDGASVSEIVGENLGNGAKQIMRVFSVVLLLLVGVVFIMSPAQILKDITGISYEIWLAVIIIYYLCATVLPIDAIIGKIYPIFGLSLLVMAVGIGGGLIITNANIPEIAFVNMNPTGRSVFPYLCITIACGAISGFHATQSPMMARCLRTEKDGRKVFYGAMISEGIIALIWAAAAMSFFGGIPQLAEAGTAAVVVNKISVGILGKVGGALALLGVVACPITSGDTAFRSARLTIADSLKYKQGPIVNRFVVAIPLFVLGIALCFIPFNVIWRYFGWANQTLATIALWAAVKYLANRGKNFWIALIPAMFMTVVVTSYILAAPEGFVRFFGDKDIKVIEHIAIVIGCVVSLGCTAAFFMSNKKTNLITE; encoded by the coding sequence ATGTATAGTTTTATAGGATCGATAATAGCTTTAGTGTTAGGTTACTTAATTTATGGTAAATTTGTTGAAGGAGTTTTTGGTATAGATTCTTCAAAGGCTACACCTGCAGAAAGATTAGCTGATGGTGTTGACTATATGGAAATGAGTTGGACAAAGGCATTTCTTATTCAATTTCTTAATATAGCTGGTACTGGACCAATATTTGGAGCAGTTGCTGGAGCATTATGGGGACCAGCTGCATTTATTTGGATAGTATTTGGTTGTATCTTTGCAGGTTCAGTTCATGATTTCCTTTTAGGAATGATGTCTTTGAGAAGAGATGGAGCCTCTGTTTCTGAAATAGTTGGAGAAAATCTAGGAAATGGAGCAAAACAAATAATGAGAGTTTTCTCTGTTGTACTTTTACTATTAGTTGGAGTTGTATTTATAATGAGCCCTGCTCAAATCTTAAAAGATATAACAGGAATAAGCTATGAAATTTGGTTGGCAGTTATCATAATATATTATCTTTGTGCAACAGTTTTACCAATTGATGCAATTATTGGGAAAATTTATCCTATATTTGGATTATCACTTTTAGTAATGGCAGTAGGAATTGGTGGAGGATTAATTATTACAAATGCAAATATTCCTGAAATAGCTTTTGTAAATATGAATCCAACAGGAAGATCAGTTTTTCCTTATCTATGTATAACAATAGCTTGTGGAGCAATCAGTGGTTTCCATGCTACTCAATCTCCTATGATGGCTAGATGTTTAAGAACAGAAAAAGATGGAAGAAAAGTTTTCTATGGTGCAATGATATCAGAAGGAATTATAGCTCTTATTTGGGCTGCAGCAGCAATGTCATTCTTTGGTGGAATACCTCAACTTGCTGAAGCAGGAACAGCTGCAGTTGTAGTTAATAAAATATCAGTTGGAATTTTAGGAAAAGTTGGAGGAGCACTAGCATTACTTGGAGTTGTTGCTTGTCCTATAACTTCTGGAGATACTGCATTTAGAAGTGCAAGACTTACTATTGCTGACTCTTTAAAATATAAACAAGGGCCTATCGTAAATAGATTTGTTGTTGCAATTCCTTTATTCGTATTAGGTATTGCATTATGTTTCATCCCATTCAATGTTATTTGGAGATACTTTGGTTGGGCAAACCAAACTCTTGCTACAATAGCTCTATGGGCAGCTGTTAAATACTTAGCAAACAGAGGAAAGAACTTCTGGATTGCTTTAATACCAGCAATGTTCATGACAGTGGTTGTAACTTCTTATATCCTTGCAGCACCTGAAGGATTTGTAAGATTCTTTGGAGATAAAGATATAAAAGTTATTGAACACATTGCAATAGTTATTGGATGTGTTGTGTCTTTAGGATGCACAGCTGCATTCTTTATGTCAAACAAAAAAACAAATTTAATCACTGAATAA